The segment AAGTCGTGATGGCCGATTTGCTCTTATCTATTCTCAAGAACACCAATTGGTTCTCTGGGATTTAAACTCTCGCGAGCAACTCGCGGAGCTCGGCGCTCAGGATCCTCAGCAAAACACCGTATCACGTATTCGAATTTCGGATAACGGACAATTTGCCGTTACAGCTAGCCAAATTAACTTTGCCGTTTGGAATCTCGCTTGGTCACAAGCAAAAGGGCTGTGGTCCATATCCGATGGATTAATCCGTGATATTGATATCAGCAGCGATGGTCAACAAGTCTTACTCGGTCTGTCTAATGGCAAAGCCATCTACGTCGATTTAGTCAGCGGAAGACGGATGGAGTTCCTCGCACACCAAGAAAAAGTCAATTCTGTCGCTCTTTCACCGAACGGACGCTATGCCCTCACCGGTGGCAATGACTATAAAGCTTACTTTTGGGACACAAAAACAGGACAAATCATACACACCTTTGAACATCAGCAAAGAGTCAATCGAGTCGCACTGCAACGTGATGGTAAATTCGCTTTTACTTCTGATGGTGGAGATGAATCTTTTATCTGGCAACTACCAAGTGGAACTCAGCAAGCACAGTTACACAGCTTTTCTCGCCAATTAATATTTTCTACAGCCCGCTTTTCTGATGACGGAACTTTATTAGTCACAGGAACTCCATCAAGCAGAATAGAAGTTTGGGACAGTAAAACCGGCGATAAACTGGATAGCTTTGAAGCTGAGCCGAGAAAAGATGCGCGCCCTCCGCGAGCAGTAGTGTATGATGCCGCTTTCGATTCAAAGCAGCGAATCATATCAGGCACCTCCGCAGGCATAGCACAAGCTTGGCAGATGAGTAATTAAACCTGTAGAACGAACAACTGTAGACCATGACGATGTGGGTATTACGATGACAGAACAACACACAGTACAGTTACAGCAACGTATTGATGATTTGGAATGCAAAGTCGCGTTTCAAGAACAGACGATTGATGAGTTAAACGAAGCTCTTGCTCAGCAGCAGTTATTGATCAACAAAATGAAAGATCAAATGAAGTATGTCGTTGGAAAAATGAAAAATATGGAAACGTCAAATATGGCGGATCCAAGTAAAGAGCCACCACCGCCACATTACTAGCGTTCTTTGGTAAATCATGGGGTTTAAGCAAAGTAATACGCGATAACGGCACCCGCTACCACTAGGCACCCACCAAGGCGACGAAGCTGATTATCCGGTTGTTCACTAAGTTGAGCGACCATTTGCCGCCAACCGTTGGGGGCAATTAAAGGGCCAAGTCCTTCTGCCACCAGCACAAGTCCCAGTGCCATCCAAAGTGAATTCGACATTATTTGTTCCCATAAAGAAAGGCTCCCAAAGGAGCCTTTTTAGTCAAATTTAAATACGTTATTTCGCAACAGCGCCTTTTGCATTATTCATGTACTGGAAGAAGTCACTCTTCGGATCCAACACTAGAATGTCGCCTTTATTGCTGAACGATTTCTCATAAGCTTTTAACGAACGTACGAAACTGAAGAACTCAGGATCTTTGTTATACGCTTCAGAGTAAATTTTCGCCGCTTTTGCGTCAGCTTCACCGCGAGTAACACGCGCTGTTTTATCTGCTTCGGCTAGAATAGTCGCCACTTCAAGTTCTGCTTGAGCACGGATAACTTCCGCTTTCTCACGACCTTGAGAACGGTGTTTACGAGCAACAGATTCACGTTCTGCACGCATACGACGATAGATAGACTCACTGATTTCGTCAGGTAAGTTGATTTTCTTCATACGGAAGTCAACCACTTCAACACCTAAGTCTTTCATCGCACTCTTACGAGTATCGTTAAGCACGTTTTCCATGATCTGATCACGCTGACCATCAATTTCTAACGCTTGCTTCGCCGCTTCAGTTGTCACAACTTCAGCATCTGCACTGTCTGGTAATACATCTTTGTTGCGAGGACCAGAAACGATCTGCTTGATTTCGCGCGAACCGATTTCAGAACGTAGTACGTCAGTCACTTTACGCTCAAGTAGCGCTTCAGCAGTCAGGGCATTACCGCCACCTGTTGCTAAGTAGTATTGACCGAAGTCTTTGATACGCCACTTAACATAAGTATCGATAATTACGTCTTTTTTCTCTGACGTTACGAAACGGTCAGAACGGCCATCCATCGTTTGAATACGTGCGTCTAAAGATTTCACACGGTCAAACAAAGGCATTTTCATGTGTAGGCCAGGTTCGTAAATTTTCGCCGCATCGTTAGCATCTTTCATTACTCGGCCAAAGCGAATAACAAAGCCGCGCTCACCTTCCGGGATGACGAATACTGACATCAACAACAAAGCAAGAACAACAACCACTACAGGGATCATTAACTTACGCATAATTAGTATCTCCCTTGACGTGAAGTAGTTGAACGATTTTGAGTATCGGTCTCGTTATCTGTAGCTGTACGTTGAGACTCTAACTCAATGTGGTCATAAGTCGCTGAAGACTTGTCTGAACGTTTGGTCGGCGTTGTTTGTTGACCTACTAACTTATCCA is part of the Vibrio diazotrophicus genome and harbors:
- a CDS encoding DUF2065 domain-containing protein, which codes for MSNSLWMALGLVLVAEGLGPLIAPNGWRQMVAQLSEQPDNQLRRLGGCLVVAGAVIAYYFA
- a CDS encoding WD40 repeat domain-containing protein — its product is MRIIYHLTLCFTVIVALNGCFFSGKELERWDLEPNGSASFGLSRDGRFALIYSQEHQLVLWDLNSREQLAELGAQDPQQNTVSRIRISDNGQFAVTASQINFAVWNLAWSQAKGLWSISDGLIRDIDISSDGQQVLLGLSNGKAIYVDLVSGRRMEFLAHQEKVNSVALSPNGRYALTGGNDYKAYFWDTKTGQIIHTFEHQQRVNRVALQRDGKFAFTSDGGDESFIWQLPSGTQQAQLHSFSRQLIFSTARFSDDGTLLVTGTPSSRIEVWDSKTGDKLDSFEAEPRKDARPPRAVVYDAAFDSKQRIISGTSAGIAQAWQMSN
- the hflC gene encoding protease modulator HflC translates to MRKLMIPVVVVVLALLLMSVFVIPEGERGFVIRFGRVMKDANDAAKIYEPGLHMKMPLFDRVKSLDARIQTMDGRSDRFVTSEKKDVIIDTYVKWRIKDFGQYYLATGGGNALTAEALLERKVTDVLRSEIGSREIKQIVSGPRNKDVLPDSADAEVVTTEAAKQALEIDGQRDQIMENVLNDTRKSAMKDLGVEVVDFRMKKINLPDEISESIYRRMRAERESVARKHRSQGREKAEVIRAQAELEVATILAEADKTARVTRGEADAKAAKIYSEAYNKDPEFFSFVRSLKAYEKSFSNKGDILVLDPKSDFFQYMNNAKGAVAK
- a CDS encoding SlyX family protein; the protein is MTEQHTVQLQQRIDDLECKVAFQEQTIDELNEALAQQQLLINKMKDQMKYVVGKMKNMETSNMADPSKEPPPPHY